Proteins encoded in a region of the Tepidisphaeraceae bacterium genome:
- the dnaJ gene encoding molecular chaperone DnaJ, with product MAVTKRDYYEVLSVERTVDGEEIKRAYRRLAMKYHPDRNQGDAEAELKFKECAEAYEVLSDPAKRQRYDQFGHQGVGGQHDFSHMDAGDIFSMFDDIFGGAFGGRGGGRGGGGGRTGNGRGFDLETQVELTLAEVASGVEKTIEFEKQDTCDTCKGSGAKPGTSPVACSTCGGQGRVAQQGFGGMFRMVTACPTCRGRGSIVKDKCSGCAGTGRQQKKRVVTVKIPAGVHEGQAVRIAGEGEAGENGAPAGDLHCYIAIKPHPMFTRHNNDLVCQVPISFTQAALGGEIEVPTLKGRELLDVPAGAQHGEVYKLKGRGLPDLRSGRAGDELVQVLIEIPRKLTEKQKQLLRDFAATEDGAEVGPQRKGFLDKLKDVFSGE from the coding sequence ATGGCTGTAACGAAACGCGATTACTACGAGGTCCTCTCCGTCGAGCGCACCGTTGACGGCGAGGAGATCAAGCGCGCCTATCGCCGGCTAGCGATGAAGTATCACCCCGACCGCAACCAGGGCGACGCCGAGGCCGAGTTGAAGTTCAAGGAGTGCGCCGAGGCGTACGAGGTGCTGAGCGACCCGGCCAAGCGCCAGCGGTACGACCAGTTCGGGCACCAGGGCGTCGGTGGGCAGCACGACTTCTCGCACATGGACGCCGGCGACATCTTCTCGATGTTCGACGACATCTTTGGTGGCGCGTTCGGCGGGCGCGGGGGTGGCCGGGGTGGCGGTGGCGGACGCACCGGCAACGGCCGCGGCTTTGACCTGGAAACGCAGGTCGAGCTCACGCTGGCCGAAGTCGCCAGCGGCGTCGAAAAGACGATAGAATTCGAAAAGCAGGATACCTGCGACACCTGCAAGGGCAGCGGCGCCAAGCCGGGCACGTCGCCGGTCGCCTGCAGCACGTGCGGCGGGCAGGGGCGCGTCGCGCAACAGGGCTTTGGCGGCATGTTCCGCATGGTTACCGCCTGCCCGACGTGCCGTGGACGCGGCAGCATCGTGAAAGACAAGTGCAGCGGTTGCGCCGGCACCGGGCGCCAGCAGAAGAAGCGCGTCGTAACGGTGAAGATTCCCGCCGGCGTGCACGAAGGGCAGGCCGTCCGCATCGCCGGCGAAGGTGAGGCCGGTGAGAACGGCGCCCCAGCCGGCGATCTGCACTGCTACATCGCGATCAAGCCGCACCCGATGTTCACGCGGCACAACAACGACCTCGTCTGCCAAGTGCCCATCAGCTTCACGCAGGCCGCGCTCGGTGGCGAGATCGAGGTGCCGACGCTGAAGGGCCGCGAACTGCTGGACGTGCCCGCCGGCGCGCAGCATGGCGAGGTATACAAGCTGAAGGGCCGTGGCCTGCCCGATTTGCGCAGCGGGCGCGCCGGGGACGAACTGGTACAAGTGCTGATCGAGATCCCGCGCAAGCTGACCGAGAAGCAAAAGCAATTGCTCCGCGACTTCGCCGCCACCGAAGACGGCGCCGAGGTGGGTCCGCAGCGCAAGGGATTTCTAGATAAGCTGAAGGACGTGTTCAGCGGTGAGTGA
- the groL gene encoding chaperonin GroEL (60 kDa chaperone family; promotes refolding of misfolded polypeptides especially under stressful conditions; forms two stacked rings of heptamers to form a barrel-shaped 14mer; ends can be capped by GroES; misfolded proteins enter the barrel where they are refolded when GroES binds), translating to MASKQLKFETDARAELFAGMSQLARAVKATLGPRGKNVVLQKSFGSPRITKDGVSVAKEIELPQPFENMGAKLVGSVASKTGDVAGDGTTTATVLAEAIMKEGLKYVTAGAVNPVVVQRGILKATEVAVEAIQAMAKKVKGRDDYKRVATVSANGDEHIGELLAEAMEKVGKEGVITVDEGKGTESVLEYTEGMQFDKGYLSPYFLTNPTTLQAVLENAYVLLHEKKISNLQELLPLLNKIATGGKPLLIIAEDVDAEALAALVVNKLRGILNVCAVKAPGFGDRRKAIMGDLAVVTGGKFISEDLGLKLENVELDDLGTAKRIVVDKENTLVVEGGGSRKEINARSEQIRLQIEKTTSDYDKEKLQERLAKLTGGVAVIKAGAATETEMKERKDLIDDALHAVKASAVDGIVPGGGVAYLRAIEAIEGGRSRAKGDERIGFDILAEALRAPARQIADNAGEDGEVVVAQVLENKNAAYGYNAATDEYGDMFKFGIIDPAKVSKTALQNAASIAALALTTDVLITEVKEKKDETSNLVAGAVS from the coding sequence ATGGCATCGAAGCAACTGAAATTTGAAACGGACGCCCGCGCGGAACTGTTCGCGGGCATGTCGCAGCTGGCACGGGCGGTCAAGGCGACGCTCGGGCCGCGTGGGAAGAACGTCGTGTTGCAGAAGTCGTTCGGCTCGCCGCGCATCACCAAGGACGGCGTCAGCGTCGCCAAGGAGATCGAGCTGCCGCAACCGTTTGAGAACATGGGCGCCAAGCTAGTCGGCTCCGTCGCCAGCAAGACCGGTGACGTCGCCGGTGACGGCACCACCACCGCCACGGTGCTGGCCGAGGCGATCATGAAGGAAGGCCTGAAGTACGTGACGGCCGGCGCGGTGAACCCCGTCGTCGTGCAGCGCGGCATCCTGAAGGCCACCGAGGTCGCCGTCGAGGCGATTCAGGCGATGGCTAAGAAGGTCAAGGGTCGCGACGATTACAAGCGCGTCGCCACCGTCAGCGCCAATGGCGACGAGCACATCGGTGAGCTGCTGGCCGAGGCGATGGAGAAGGTCGGCAAGGAAGGCGTGATCACGGTCGACGAGGGCAAGGGCACCGAGAGCGTGCTCGAGTACACCGAGGGCATGCAGTTCGACAAGGGCTACCTCAGCCCGTACTTCCTCACGAACCCCACGACGCTGCAGGCCGTGCTGGAGAACGCTTACGTGCTGCTGCACGAGAAGAAGATCAGCAACCTGCAGGAACTGCTGCCGCTGCTGAACAAGATCGCGACCGGCGGCAAGCCGCTGCTGATCATCGCCGAAGACGTGGACGCCGAGGCGCTGGCGGCTTTGGTCGTCAACAAGCTGCGCGGCATCCTGAACGTGTGCGCCGTGAAGGCCCCCGGTTTCGGTGATCGCCGCAAGGCCATCATGGGCGACCTGGCGGTCGTCACCGGTGGCAAGTTCATCAGCGAAGACCTCGGGCTGAAGCTCGAGAACGTCGAGCTGGACGATCTGGGCACCGCCAAGCGCATCGTCGTCGACAAAGAGAACACCCTGGTCGTCGAGGGCGGCGGTTCCAGGAAGGAGATCAACGCCCGCTCGGAACAGATCCGCTTGCAGATCGAGAAGACCACCAGCGACTACGACAAGGAAAAGCTTCAGGAGCGCCTGGCGAAGCTGACCGGTGGCGTGGCGGTCATCAAGGCCGGCGCCGCGACCGAGACCGAGATGAAGGAACGCAAGGACCTCATCGACGACGCGCTGCACGCCGTGAAGGCGTCGGCCGTCGATGGCATCGTGCCCGGCGGTGGCGTGGCCTACCTGCGTGCGATCGAAGCCATCGAAGGCGGCCGCAGCCGCGCCAAGGGTGACGAGCGCATCGGCTTCGACATCCTCGCCGAGGCTTTGCGTGCCCCTGCCCGCCAGATCGCCGACAACGCCGGTGAAGACGGTGAAGTGGTGGTCGCCCAGGTGCTGGAGAACAAGAACGCCGCCTACGGCTACAACGCCGCGACGGACGAGTACGGCGACATGTTCAAGTTCGGCATCATCGACCCGGCCAAGGTCAGCAAGACCGCCCTCCAGAACGCCGCTAGCATCGCCGCCTTGGCGCTGACGACGGACGTGCTGATCACGGAAGTGAAGGAGAAGAAGGACGAGACCAGCAACCTCGTCGCCGGCGCGGTGTCGTAG
- the groES gene encoding co-chaperone GroES gives MATKLKPLGDRVIVKQSEAETKTKSGILLPDSAKEKPTQGKVIAKGPGKRDDNGKLHEVGVKEGETIYYGKYSGTDVEVDGQKYVILRESDILGVLE, from the coding sequence ATGGCAACGAAATTGAAGCCCCTTGGGGATCGCGTGATCGTGAAGCAGTCGGAAGCGGAGACGAAGACCAAGAGCGGCATCCTGCTGCCCGACAGTGCCAAGGAAAAGCCCACGCAGGGCAAGGTGATCGCAAAGGGCCCCGGCAAGCGTGACGACAACGGCAAGCTGCATGAGGTGGGCGTGAAGGAAGGCGAGACCATCTACTACGGCAAGTACAGCGGCACCGACGTCGAGGTCGACGGCCAGAAGTACGTCATCCTGCGCGAGAGCGACATCCTCGGCGTGCTTGAGTAA
- a CDS encoding type II toxin-antitoxin system PemK/MazF family toxin: protein MGALATGAVVVLPFPFSDLSASKRRPAVVLASAQNGDWICCMVTSNAYADPTAITLASGDLATGSLSRVSYARPSRLFTAHESLLNDVGRLTEPKLNEVRDAVVRVIRP, encoded by the coding sequence ATGGGCGCACTTGCAACCGGCGCGGTAGTCGTGCTGCCGTTCCCGTTCAGCGATCTGTCGGCGTCGAAGCGGCGGCCGGCAGTCGTGCTGGCTTCGGCGCAGAATGGTGACTGGATCTGTTGCATGGTCACCAGCAACGCGTACGCCGATCCCACGGCCATCACGTTGGCATCAGGTGATTTGGCCACGGGCTCGCTGAGCCGGGTCAGTTATGCGAGACCGTCACGATTGTTCACGGCACACGAGTCGCTTTTGAACGACGTCGGGCGACTGACGGAACCGAAATTAAATGAAGTGCGAGACGCGGTGGTCCGCGTGATCCGTCCGTAA
- the groL gene encoding chaperonin GroEL (60 kDa chaperone family; promotes refolding of misfolded polypeptides especially under stressful conditions; forms two stacked rings of heptamers to form a barrel-shaped 14mer; ends can be capped by GroES; misfolded proteins enter the barrel where they are refolded when GroES binds), which translates to MAAKMLQFDVEARKSLLAGVEKLARAVKVTLGPRGRNAVIDKGWGSPTITKDGVTVAEEVELKDKYENIGAKLVKEAASKTSDVAGDGTTTATVLAEAIFKEGYRHLTSGADANALARGIRKAVDVVSADLKKRSKKISGKEDIANVAAISANNDREIGAIMADAMERVGKDGVITVEEGKSLKTEIDVVEGMQFDRGFLSPNFVTNPDEMIVEFDKAFILVYEDKISSVNKLLPLLEKIQKTKRPLLIIAEDIEGEALATLVVNKLRGILNIAAVKAPGYGDRRKAMLEDIAVLTGGRAIMKDLGVELDKVEITDLGQAKKLTVDNDNTTIIEGAGESDAIQGRIAQIRNEINITTSDYDREKLQERLAKLAGGVAQVNVGAATEAELKEKKARIEDALHATRAAVEEGVLPGGGVALIRSLKALNLQLEGDEATGVKIVRQAITAPLRQIAENAGESGAVVVRRVMEGKDNEGYNALTGEYVDMIKAGILTPTKVERTALQNAAEVAILLLTTDCIIVEQPKKGGGGDHDHGGGMGGGMGGMGGMGGMDGMM; encoded by the coding sequence ATGGCCGCCAAGATGCTTCAGTTTGATGTGGAAGCCCGTAAGTCGTTGCTCGCCGGTGTGGAAAAGCTCGCCCGCGCGGTGAAGGTCACCCTTGGGCCGCGTGGCCGCAATGCCGTGATCGACAAGGGCTGGGGTAGCCCGACGATCACCAAGGACGGCGTGACCGTCGCCGAGGAAGTGGAACTGAAGGACAAGTACGAGAACATCGGCGCCAAGCTCGTGAAGGAGGCCGCCAGCAAGACCAGCGACGTCGCCGGTGACGGCACCACGACCGCGACCGTGCTCGCCGAGGCCATCTTCAAGGAAGGCTACCGCCACCTGACCAGCGGCGCCGACGCCAACGCGCTCGCCCGCGGCATCCGCAAGGCCGTCGACGTCGTGTCGGCCGACCTGAAGAAGCGCAGCAAGAAGATCAGCGGCAAGGAAGACATCGCCAACGTCGCCGCCATCAGTGCCAACAACGACCGCGAGATCGGCGCCATCATGGCCGACGCCATGGAGCGCGTGGGCAAGGACGGCGTCATCACCGTCGAAGAGGGCAAGAGCCTCAAGACCGAGATCGACGTCGTCGAAGGCATGCAGTTCGACCGCGGGTTCCTGTCGCCCAACTTCGTCACGAACCCCGACGAGATGATCGTCGAGTTCGACAAGGCGTTCATCCTCGTCTACGAGGACAAGATCAGCAGCGTCAACAAGCTGCTGCCGCTGCTGGAAAAGATTCAGAAGACCAAGCGCCCGCTGCTGATCATCGCTGAGGACATCGAAGGGGAAGCCCTTGCGACCCTCGTGGTGAACAAGCTGCGCGGCATCCTGAACATCGCCGCCGTGAAGGCCCCGGGCTACGGCGACCGCCGCAAGGCGATGTTGGAAGACATCGCCGTGCTGACCGGTGGCCGGGCGATCATGAAGGACCTCGGCGTCGAACTGGACAAGGTCGAGATCACCGACCTCGGCCAGGCCAAGAAGCTGACGGTCGACAACGACAACACCACGATCATCGAAGGCGCCGGCGAGAGCGATGCCATCCAGGGCCGCATCGCCCAGATCCGCAACGAGATCAATATCACCACCAGCGACTACGACCGCGAGAAGCTGCAGGAGCGCCTGGCGAAGCTGGCCGGTGGCGTGGCCCAGGTGAATGTGGGCGCTGCGACGGAAGCGGAGCTGAAGGAGAAGAAGGCCCGCATCGAAGACGCGCTGCACGCGACCCGCGCCGCCGTCGAAGAGGGCGTGCTGCCGGGTGGTGGCGTGGCCCTCATCCGCAGCCTGAAGGCCCTCAACCTGCAACTGGAAGGTGACGAGGCCACCGGCGTGAAGATCGTGCGCCAGGCCATCACCGCCCCCCTGCGTCAGATCGCCGAGAACGCCGGTGAGAGCGGCGCGGTCGTCGTTCGCCGGGTGATGGAAGGCAAGGACAACGAAGGCTACAACGCCCTGACCGGCGAGTACGTCGACATGATCAAGGCCGGCATCCTGACCCCCACCAAGGTCGAACGCACCGCCCTGCAGAACGCCGCCGAGGTGGCGATCCTGCTGCTGACCACCGACTGCATCATCGTCGAGCAACCCAAAAAGGGTGGCGGCGGTGATCATGACCACGGTGGTGGCATGGGCGGCGGCATGGGTGGTATGGGCGGCATGGGTGGCATGGACGGGATGATGTAA
- a CDS encoding DUF4105 domain-containing protein — MRLTLVARCLAVFFLPIVVFASPARAEPVVSLITFGPGGLTFEKFGHTALRIRDDSTGLDIAYNWGLFDYENELELLTRFVNGRLEYWMEGFDGRGTVNAYAAGDRTVWEQELNLTPAQTLELMRFLMWNERPENRVYRYDYYRDNCTTRVRDAIDNALGDQMAAQLKGVPTDSTYRSHTRRITARDIPLYTALQTVLSDWIDKPLDAWEETFLPFELQRHVRSVMVTDAAGNRVPLVRSEVQIATGSRPMPAATVPTYWPGYLIVGVVVGTLMALLSKPARRYRTAGAMLFLLVLLWCGIGGMAGFIMAYAWAFTDHIASYGNENLLQTNPLLLALIPLTLFVLFGRFRKAASRLAVFIAALGVIGLVMQVLPVFDQVNADVIALALPINLGLAVALYRLLPQWQPNAVQKNDPASLTVAAPAAARV, encoded by the coding sequence ATGCGCCTTACCCTCGTTGCCCGCTGCCTTGCGGTGTTCTTTCTACCGATCGTGGTGTTTGCCAGTCCGGCGCGGGCCGAGCCGGTGGTCTCGCTGATCACCTTTGGGCCGGGGGGGTTGACGTTCGAGAAATTCGGGCACACGGCGTTGCGCATCCGCGACGACTCGACCGGGCTCGACATCGCGTACAACTGGGGGTTGTTCGATTACGAGAACGAACTGGAACTGCTCACCCGCTTCGTCAACGGCCGGCTGGAGTATTGGATGGAGGGTTTCGATGGCCGGGGGACGGTCAACGCCTACGCCGCTGGCGACCGGACGGTCTGGGAGCAGGAATTGAACCTCACGCCGGCGCAGACGTTGGAGTTGATGCGGTTCCTGATGTGGAACGAACGGCCCGAGAACCGAGTCTACCGGTACGACTATTATCGCGACAACTGCACCACCCGCGTGCGCGACGCGATCGACAACGCCTTGGGCGACCAAATGGCGGCCCAGTTGAAGGGCGTGCCGACCGACAGCACCTACCGCTCCCACACCCGGCGGATCACTGCCCGTGATATACCCCTTTACACCGCGCTGCAAACCGTGCTGTCGGACTGGATCGATAAGCCCTTGGACGCGTGGGAAGAGACTTTCCTGCCGTTCGAACTACAACGGCACGTACGCAGCGTGATGGTGACCGACGCCGCCGGCAACCGCGTGCCGCTGGTGCGCAGCGAGGTGCAGATCGCCACCGGCAGCCGCCCAATGCCCGCGGCGACGGTGCCGACGTACTGGCCCGGTTACCTGATCGTGGGCGTGGTGGTAGGAACGCTGATGGCGCTGCTTTCCAAGCCCGCCCGTCGGTATCGCACCGCCGGTGCGATGTTGTTCCTGCTGGTGCTGCTGTGGTGCGGCATCGGGGGCATGGCCGGGTTCATCATGGCGTACGCGTGGGCGTTCACCGACCACATCGCTTCGTACGGCAACGAGAACTTGCTGCAGACGAATCCACTGCTCCTGGCGCTCATCCCTCTCACGCTGTTCGTGCTCTTCGGGCGCTTCCGCAAGGCCGCTTCCAGATTAGCGGTCTTCATCGCTGCGTTGGGCGTGATCGGGCTGGTGATGCAGGTGCTGCCGGTCTTCGATCAGGTGAACGCCGACGTCATCGCGCTGGCGTTGCCGATCAACCTCGGGCTCGCGGTGGCGCTCTATCGGCTACTGCCACAATGGCAACCGAACGCAGTGCAGAAGAATGATCCTGCCAGCCTGACAGTTGCGGCACCCGCTGCCGCACGCGTGTAA
- a CDS encoding glycosyltransferase family 87 protein: MMLSPLWPARPVRPMVPLLWKIAGGVLLFVVTAFVTLQFMPSQERVGPRTIGNDFLPSFAAGLMVREGQGDQIYNPYAVTRVVRAIWEIHFPGAEASSGLAAWLNPPFFAFLFAPLTGLPYPQALGVWIAINFCLTIAGCALLIRLLPANSPLAVKALVPVLVVSSFPFVRTMTHQQNTMLSLAILAGALVLTMRALAREASESPGRARLAYATGTVAGLLLFKPQLAAVTILALAVVVGFRVLLGAIYTGALLLAVQEWVIPGAAWQFLLEMPPILDRLHERQNYHWDRHVTLHSFWRMLIQGTETGPTGLAVKVLWMASLAAVGLWLARAAWTANRASNPITARRWLAAAICAMPLVMPYFMDYDLLLLATAAALLAGDLNAKATTSISDRRLSWAWVALAAWQAMPMSTASWRVNITAVLLTLVTAMMIRRVKPDAAVEETATMKIEPPRDVRMAA, translated from the coding sequence ATGATGTTATCCCCGCTGTGGCCCGCCCGGCCAGTCCGTCCGATGGTGCCGTTGCTCTGGAAGATCGCCGGCGGCGTATTGCTGTTCGTCGTGACGGCGTTCGTCACGTTGCAGTTCATGCCAAGCCAGGAACGCGTCGGGCCACGCACGATCGGGAACGATTTCCTACCGTCGTTCGCCGCCGGGTTGATGGTGCGCGAGGGGCAGGGCGACCAGATTTACAACCCCTACGCGGTCACACGGGTGGTGCGGGCGATCTGGGAAATCCACTTCCCCGGCGCGGAGGCCAGCAGTGGCCTGGCGGCCTGGCTGAACCCGCCGTTCTTCGCGTTCCTGTTCGCCCCGTTGACCGGGCTGCCCTATCCGCAAGCGCTGGGCGTCTGGATCGCGATCAACTTCTGTTTAACGATCGCCGGCTGCGCGCTGTTGATCCGCCTGCTGCCGGCCAACAGCCCACTGGCGGTGAAGGCGCTGGTGCCGGTGCTGGTGGTGTCGTCGTTCCCGTTCGTGCGGACGATGACGCACCAGCAGAACACGATGTTGTCGCTGGCGATTCTTGCTGGCGCGCTCGTGCTGACGATGCGCGCACTCGCCCGCGAAGCTTCAGAATCACCGGGCCGGGCACGGTTGGCCTACGCCACGGGCACCGTCGCGGGGCTGCTGCTGTTTAAGCCGCAGCTGGCGGCCGTCACCATCTTAGCGCTGGCGGTCGTGGTGGGGTTCCGGGTGCTGCTGGGCGCGATCTACACCGGCGCCCTGCTGCTGGCGGTGCAGGAATGGGTGATTCCCGGGGCGGCGTGGCAGTTTCTGCTGGAGATGCCACCAATCCTCGACCGTTTGCACGAACGCCAGAACTACCACTGGGACCGCCACGTCACGTTGCACAGCTTCTGGCGGATGCTGATTCAAGGCACAGAGACCGGCCCGACGGGGCTGGCCGTCAAAGTATTATGGATGGCGTCACTGGCGGCCGTCGGCCTCTGGCTGGCGCGAGCCGCATGGACAGCGAACCGCGCCAGCAACCCCATCACTGCCCGCCGTTGGCTGGCGGCGGCCATCTGTGCGATGCCGCTGGTCATGCCCTACTTCATGGATTACGACCTGCTCCTGCTGGCGACCGCCGCCGCCCTGCTGGCTGGCGATTTGAACGCGAAGGCGACCACGTCGATCAGCGACCGCCGGCTATCCTGGGCCTGGGTGGCGCTGGCGGCCTGGCAGGCGATGCCGATGTCGACGGCGTCCTGGCGCGTCAACATCACCGCCGTCCTGCTGACGCTCGTCACCGCGATGATGATCCGCCGCGTGAAGCCCGACGCGGCGGTCGAGGAAACGGCGACGATGAAGATCGAGCCACCACGCGACGTGCGTATGGCGGCGTAG
- a CDS encoding MATE family efflux transporter: protein MARNARPGKPPVAPMPGGQPASPTVVTHHAMTPRRSTFTLDLLTAYGASIARLGSWAAITAMLYRYWGDELVAIFAFIRATIGLLAYVTLGIGPAMIHHLAHAVVRSTGSLRDKPATDDPQPAAPWVDPAPASRPTLDYYAPPKREWTWIRPADPISTIYANGLLIAMIAAIVGSFAVFLYADGFQAAYQQIDPFWLPVATAWVFGIGIGTVARLASDVPGALLQAKGWMAFDNLLLIAAEVTWVTIAWNDASHTRASLRNGVFAVGSGYAISGILLFLSRYAAAAIANGLWPRRAPVSLATMKPLLLFGGAVTLAQLADFLYAPIDFILINRLLDPTAAAAYLPAIQIDAGLLLLVTGMAAVLLPRAALAHAGNDATLLRTYYIRGTLASTLVLIVAAALVWALSPTIFRLWLGDDAPATRAILPLLLIHTVAGGSSAVGRAILLGMGRVKAFTIAALLAGVVNVVLSYCFVRYLNLGLHGIVLGTIIAVVGRCLIWQPWYVMRCLRR, encoded by the coding sequence ATGGCACGGAACGCACGGCCGGGCAAGCCACCCGTGGCACCCATGCCGGGCGGTCAACCGGCCAGCCCAACGGTCGTCACGCACCACGCCATGACCCCACGCCGCTCCACGTTCACGCTCGACCTGTTGACCGCCTACGGCGCCTCGATCGCCCGCCTCGGCAGTTGGGCGGCCATCACGGCGATGCTCTACCGCTACTGGGGCGACGAGCTCGTCGCGATCTTCGCCTTCATCCGCGCCACCATCGGCCTGCTGGCCTACGTCACCCTCGGCATCGGCCCGGCGATGATCCACCACCTGGCGCACGCGGTCGTGCGGTCGACCGGCAGCCTTCGTGATAAGCCCGCTACTGATGACCCGCAGCCTGCGGCGCCGTGGGTCGATCCGGCGCCGGCGAGTCGGCCCACGCTCGACTACTACGCACCACCGAAGCGCGAGTGGACGTGGATTCGCCCCGCGGACCCCATCTCCACAATTTACGCCAACGGCCTGCTGATCGCGATGATCGCCGCCATCGTGGGGTCATTCGCAGTATTTCTGTACGCCGACGGTTTCCAAGCCGCCTACCAGCAAATCGACCCCTTCTGGCTGCCCGTCGCCACCGCGTGGGTGTTTGGCATCGGCATTGGCACGGTCGCCCGACTTGCCAGCGACGTGCCGGGGGCGCTGTTGCAGGCGAAGGGGTGGATGGCGTTCGACAACCTGCTGTTGATCGCCGCCGAGGTGACTTGGGTGACGATCGCCTGGAACGACGCGTCGCACACGCGCGCAAGCCTGCGCAACGGCGTCTTCGCGGTCGGTTCCGGCTATGCGATCAGTGGCATCCTGCTGTTCCTCTCGCGATACGCCGCCGCAGCCATCGCCAACGGCCTGTGGCCCCGCCGCGCCCCCGTCTCGCTGGCGACGATGAAGCCACTGCTCCTCTTCGGCGGCGCCGTCACGCTGGCCCAACTGGCGGACTTCCTCTACGCCCCGATCGACTTCATCCTGATCAACCGCCTGCTCGACCCCACCGCCGCCGCCGCTTACTTGCCGGCCATTCAGATCGACGCCGGCCTGCTCCTGCTGGTGACCGGCATGGCCGCCGTGCTGTTGCCGCGGGCGGCACTGGCGCATGCCGGCAACGATGCGACGCTGCTGCGCACCTACTACATCCGCGGCACACTGGCGAGCACGCTTGTGCTGATCGTCGCCGCCGCGCTCGTCTGGGCCTTATCACCGACGATCTTCCGCCTCTGGCTTGGCGACGACGCGCCCGCCACCCGCGCCATCCTCCCCCTGCTGCTCATCCACACCGTCGCCGGCGGCAGCAGTGCCGTCGGCCGGGCGATCCTGCTCGGTATGGGCCGCGTCAAAGCCTTCACGATCGCCGCCCTGCTCGCGGGCGTTGTGAACGTGGTCCTGAGCTACTGCTTCGTGCGTTACCTGAACCTGGGTTTGCACGGCATCGTCCTGGGCACGATCATTGCCGTCGTCGGCCGTTGTCTGATCTGGCAGCCGTGGTACGTGATGCGCTGCCTGCGCCGCTAA